One stretch of Candidatus Binataceae bacterium DNA includes these proteins:
- the gspE gene encoding type II secretion system ATPase GspE, giving the protein MATAHKGFEAILLDRSWVSPQDLEKAKQRKKPGQELAQVLVDMGALEPQRLARALAQEYWLPFQAQIDGHLLDSDLVAKVPINYAKKNALLPIGLKDGAVMVAIADPSNYEVLDDLHVLFGKAINPVVAPLEVINEAINRAYDQAATTTAQDLMIDLDEERLDLVASELASEPRDLLEADDAAPIIKLVNGLLSQAVKDRASDIHVEVFERDLVVRFRVDGMLYDLLSPPKRFHAAIASRIKVMSGLNIAEKRLPQDGRIRVRIAGRDIDIRVSTIPTAFGERIVLRLLDRGQAQVDVNLDRLGFSGDNLRKIDRLIRQSHGIILATGPTGSGKTTTLYACLSRINSPEKNIITIEDPIEYQLHGVGQMQVNPKIELTFANGLRSILRQDPDVIMVGEIRDSETAEIAIQAALTGHLVFSTLHTNDSFGALTRLVDMEIEPFLVSSSVLAVLAQRLLRVVCPECREPYTPAENELARIGLRPSHLKGPIYKPKGCKACRNSGYRGRTAIQELMIIDDEVRSLVMRKADSATLRRACTSQGMKLLRQDGAERVMAGQTTIEELLRVTQEEIS; this is encoded by the coding sequence ATGGCGACTGCGCACAAAGGTTTTGAAGCAATCCTGCTCGACCGTTCCTGGGTTTCACCTCAGGACCTCGAGAAGGCCAAGCAGCGCAAAAAGCCTGGGCAAGAGCTCGCCCAGGTGCTGGTCGATATGGGCGCACTCGAGCCCCAGCGGCTCGCCCGTGCTCTCGCCCAGGAATACTGGTTGCCGTTTCAGGCGCAAATCGACGGCCACCTGCTCGACAGCGACCTTGTCGCCAAGGTCCCGATCAACTACGCCAAGAAAAACGCGCTGCTGCCGATCGGCCTGAAGGACGGCGCGGTGATGGTCGCGATCGCAGATCCGTCGAATTACGAAGTGCTCGACGATCTCCACGTGCTTTTCGGCAAGGCGATCAATCCGGTGGTTGCGCCGCTCGAGGTGATCAACGAAGCGATCAATCGAGCCTACGATCAGGCCGCCACGACCACCGCCCAGGATTTGATGATCGATCTCGACGAAGAGCGGCTCGATCTGGTCGCCAGCGAGCTTGCCTCCGAGCCGCGCGATCTGCTCGAAGCCGACGACGCCGCGCCGATTATCAAGCTGGTCAACGGGCTCTTGTCGCAGGCGGTCAAGGATCGCGCCAGTGACATCCACGTCGAGGTTTTCGAGCGCGATCTGGTGGTGCGCTTCCGCGTCGACGGGATGCTCTACGATCTGCTGTCACCGCCCAAGCGTTTTCATGCTGCGATCGCCTCGCGCATCAAGGTTATGTCCGGGCTGAACATCGCCGAGAAGCGGCTGCCGCAGGACGGGCGCATCCGCGTGCGCATCGCCGGCCGCGACATCGATATCCGCGTCTCGACCATTCCCACCGCCTTCGGCGAGCGCATCGTGCTGCGGCTGCTCGATCGCGGCCAGGCGCAGGTCGACGTCAATCTCGATCGGCTGGGTTTCTCGGGCGACAATTTGCGCAAAATCGATCGCTTGATTCGGCAGAGTCACGGCATCATCCTCGCCACCGGCCCCACCGGCTCGGGCAAAACCACGACGCTCTACGCCTGCCTCAGCCGCATCAACTCACCCGAAAAAAATATCATCACGATCGAAGACCCGATCGAATATCAGCTTCACGGCGTCGGCCAGATGCAGGTGAATCCGAAGATCGAGCTGACATTTGCCAACGGGCTGCGCTCGATTTTGCGTCAGGATCCCGACGTCATCATGGTCGGCGAAATCCGCGACAGCGAAACCGCCGAGATCGCGATTCAGGCCGCCCTCACCGGCCATCTGGTCTTTTCCACCCTCCATACCAACGACTCGTTCGGCGCACTGACGCGCCTGGTCGATATGGAGATCGAGCCGTTCCTGGTGTCGTCCTCGGTGTTGGCGGTGCTGGCTCAGCGCCTGCTCCGGGTGGTCTGCCCGGAGTGCCGCGAGCCGTACACGCCCGCCGAAAATGAATTGGCGCGTATCGGTTTGCGTCCCAGTCATTTGAAGGGCCCGATCTACAAACCCAAGGGTTGCAAAGCTTGCCGCAACAGTGGCTATCGCGGCCGTACCGCGATTCAGGAACTGATGATCATTGACGACGAGGTGCGCAGCCTCGTGATGCGCAAGGCCGATTCCGCGACCTTGCGGCGGGCCTGCACTTCGCAAGGGATGAAATTGCTCAGACAGGACGGCGCCGAGCGCGTGATGGCCGGACAGACCACCATTGAAGAGCTGCTCCGCGTTACGCAAGAGGAGATCAGTTAG
- the gspF gene encoding type II secretion system inner membrane protein GspF, giving the protein MPVFAYRGLAPSGRNVGGVIDADSARTARGKLRELGIFPTELTAEADAALQAQAPRQWLPTFHRRLPAPELALLTRQLSTLLGAGVQLVEALGTLADQSTRPHIKRMLSQVRERVREGSSLADALMLHPEIFSDLYVGMVRVGEAAGALEPVLDRLADYSERQSEFVGKVRGALTYPVIMILAGMLIMGFLVTYVIPQVATIFDQQHAALPLMTRVLIRLSGILSNYWLVIIIALVAAIAGIMFGLSTRAGRRVYDRWILRMPYLGPTMTRIICARFARTLATLLESGVQLMPALTAVKRVVTNGLLADAVEQSRDSIREGHGMGQTLQRSGLFPPLLIEMIKVGERSGELEQMLQRVADNYEREVDASLGQLTTLLGPLMTILMGAVILIMMLSILQPIFQLNQMMQ; this is encoded by the coding sequence ATGCCGGTTTTTGCCTACCGTGGACTTGCGCCGAGCGGCCGCAATGTTGGCGGCGTCATCGACGCCGACAGCGCCCGCACCGCCCGCGGCAAACTGCGCGAACTCGGCATCTTCCCCACCGAATTGACCGCGGAAGCCGACGCTGCATTACAGGCGCAGGCACCCCGCCAATGGCTGCCGACCTTCCATCGACGCCTCCCGGCGCCCGAACTCGCCCTGCTGACCCGCCAGCTCAGCACGTTGCTCGGCGCCGGGGTTCAACTCGTTGAGGCCCTCGGCACGCTCGCCGATCAATCGACCCGCCCCCACATCAAGCGGATGCTCTCGCAGGTCCGCGAGCGCGTGCGCGAGGGCTCGTCGCTGGCCGACGCCCTGATGCTCCATCCCGAGATCTTCTCCGACCTCTACGTCGGGATGGTCCGCGTTGGCGAGGCCGCCGGCGCCCTTGAGCCCGTCCTCGATCGCCTCGCCGACTACAGCGAGCGTCAGTCGGAATTCGTCGGCAAGGTGCGCGGCGCGCTCACCTACCCGGTCATCATGATCCTCGCCGGCATGCTCATCATGGGCTTTCTCGTCACCTACGTGATTCCGCAGGTCGCGACGATTTTCGATCAGCAGCACGCGGCCCTGCCTCTGATGACCCGCGTGCTGATTCGCCTATCCGGCATCCTGTCGAATTACTGGCTCGTGATCATTATCGCGCTCGTCGCCGCCATCGCCGGCATCATGTTCGGGCTCTCCACCCGCGCCGGCCGCCGCGTCTACGATCGTTGGATCCTGCGGATGCCTTACCTCGGCCCTACCATGACGCGGATCATTTGCGCGCGCTTCGCCCGCACGCTCGCGACCCTGCTCGAAAGCGGCGTACAACTGATGCCCGCTCTGACCGCCGTCAAGCGCGTCGTCACCAACGGTCTGTTGGCCGACGCCGTCGAGCAGAGCCGCGACAGTATCCGCGAAGGCCACGGCATGGGGCAGACGCTGCAGCGCAGCGGCCTTTTCCCCCCCCTGCTGATCGAGATGATCAAGGTCGGCGAGCGCTCCGGCGAACTCGAGCAGATGCTCCAAAGGGTAGCCGACAACTACGAACGCGAGGTCGATGCCTCACTCGGACAACTGACCACCCTCCTCGGCCCCCTGATGACGATCCTGATGGGTGCGGTTATCCTGATCATGATGCTGTCGATCTTGCAACCGATCTTTCAGCTCAACCAGATGATGCAGTGA
- the gspG gene encoding type II secretion system major pseudopilin GspG, whose amino-acid sequence MTSKSQNSQFAPGFTLIELMVVILIIGLLATIVVQNLRSATDKAKRVKAQADISQLKSGLDRYYLDAGSYPTSDQGLNALIGAPSSGNIPHDWQGPYIEKVPPDPWGNAYFYQSDGNSYTLKSFGADGVEGGEGKNADIDGSSTQ is encoded by the coding sequence ATGACTTCCAAATCCCAAAACTCACAGTTCGCGCCGGGCTTCACCCTGATCGAACTGATGGTCGTCATCCTGATTATCGGCCTGCTCGCCACCATCGTGGTCCAGAACCTCCGCAGCGCCACCGACAAGGCCAAGCGCGTCAAGGCGCAGGCCGACATTTCGCAGTTAAAAAGCGGCCTCGACCGCTACTACCTCGACGCCGGCAGTTATCCAACCTCCGACCAGGGGCTCAACGCACTTATCGGCGCGCCCAGCAGCGGCAATATCCCGCACGACTGGCAGGGACCCTACATTGAAAAAGTTCCGCCGGACCCGTGGGGGAATGCCTATTTCTACCAGAGCGACGGCAACAGCTATACGCTGAAATCCTTTGGCGCCGACGGGGTCGAGGGTGGTGAAGGCAAAAACGCCGATATCGACGGTAGCAGCACTCAATGA
- a CDS encoding prepilin-type N-terminal cleavage/methylation domain-containing protein, with protein sequence MARGFTLLELAVVLFIMGLVMMIAMPYFGGLRNSELKSEARRLASRSNYLYEEAGAQKVLLRLTFDLDHNGYFVTRLDPFAVQPQFGPERGPAGVPVRLPANIYLRDVWVEGAGAFRRGAISSQFYPSGIADGVVIHLSDSNGDVMTLSINPFSGRTAIARGDLSRQAMAGIAG encoded by the coding sequence ATGGCGCGCGGCTTTACGCTGCTTGAGCTCGCCGTCGTGCTCTTCATCATGGGCCTCGTGATGATGATCGCGATGCCCTACTTCGGCGGCCTGCGCAATTCCGAGCTTAAGAGCGAGGCGCGGCGGCTCGCCAGCCGCTCGAACTACCTCTACGAGGAAGCCGGCGCGCAGAAGGTTCTGCTGCGCCTGACCTTCGATCTCGATCACAACGGCTATTTCGTCACGCGCCTCGATCCGTTCGCCGTGCAGCCGCAATTTGGACCCGAGCGCGGCCCCGCGGGAGTGCCAGTCCGCTTGCCGGCCAACATCTATTTGCGCGACGTCTGGGTCGAGGGCGCCGGCGCCTTCCGCCGCGGCGCCATCAGCTCGCAGTTCTACCCCAGCGGCATCGCCGACGGCGTGGTGATCCATCTCTCCGACAGCAACGGCGACGTCATGACCCTCTCAATCAACCCTTTCAGCGGGCGCACCGCGATCGCGCGCGGCGATTTGAGCCGTCAGGCAATGGCCGGGATAGCGGGATGA
- a CDS encoding prepilin-type N-terminal cleavage/methylation domain-containing protein → MSLRRRHSRPAVAAGFTLIELMLAVAILGLIMVMLAGSFHAVATGKLQGENRLVTAQQGRSVLWQMSNEIRGAVQTQNVTASNVSLIGQGRMQNNSPLDSISFSTLDPGHRRSLEGFGAEDTVTYATAPNPNRRGLFLLTRTQLSSLLTTAGGLTAANATVILADNLLSLHFSYFDGNIWGESWNSESLPPGRQIPEAVAIELALASPNGAPLRLSTMVTLPMAFAQW, encoded by the coding sequence ATGAGCCTGCGGCGACGTCATTCGAGGCCTGCTGTTGCGGCCGGCTTCACTCTGATCGAACTGATGCTGGCCGTCGCGATCCTCGGCTTGATTATGGTGATGCTCGCGGGCTCGTTTCACGCGGTCGCAACCGGCAAGCTCCAGGGCGAGAACCGCCTCGTCACGGCGCAGCAGGGCCGCTCAGTGCTCTGGCAGATGAGCAACGAAATCCGCGGCGCGGTGCAAACCCAAAATGTCACGGCGAGCAATGTTTCTCTGATCGGCCAGGGCCGCATGCAGAACAATTCACCGCTCGACTCGATCAGCTTTTCGACTCTGGATCCCGGTCATCGCCGCTCGCTTGAAGGCTTTGGCGCAGAGGACACGGTCACTTACGCCACCGCGCCGAATCCCAACCGTCGCGGCTTGTTCCTGCTGACGCGCACCCAGCTCAGCAGCCTCTTGACCACCGCGGGCGGTCTCACCGCCGCGAACGCGACCGTCATTCTCGCCGACAATCTCCTGTCCCTGCATTTCAGTTATTTCGACGGCAATATCTGGGGCGAGTCCTGGAACTCGGAGAGCTTGCCGCCCGGCCGCCAAATCCCCGAGGCCGTCGCGATCGAACTCGCGCTCGCTTCCCCCAACGGCGCGCCGCTGCGGCTCTCGACCATGGTCACGTTGCCAATGGCATTTGCACAATGGTGA
- the gspK gene encoding type II secretion system minor pseudopilin GspK, with protein MVTGRKPRRGIALLATMLAVALMTLLVMDFTTTAALGYRSAANQADELRAYYLARSGVNVGLALLVQNALANPPQNQGGGGGTTQPKGHDSLDQIWAQPFPPIPVEGGAVSLAIIDEDRKINLNKLVDSQTGQPSKQVAEVIATLLANLNLSPDLLPTMIDWLDSDSIETPGGAEADFYLSLIPPYEPRNSALPTIYDLRMLKGMDDQTFLILSQFLTAMPTPKGVNLNTAPPEVLLALAPALKIDAVTIKDIINQRALVPFDQQTDVTRVIPEAGKPPVSNLLTTTSTYFTITGQGDFAGARKRVYATFKRAAAQGGGASFTLSNWHAD; from the coding sequence ATGGTGACCGGGCGCAAACCTCGACGCGGCATCGCCCTGCTGGCGACGATGCTGGCCGTCGCCTTGATGACCCTGCTGGTGATGGATTTCACCACCACGGCCGCCCTGGGTTATCGCAGTGCGGCGAATCAGGCTGACGAGCTGCGCGCCTATTATCTCGCGCGGTCGGGCGTCAATGTCGGCCTGGCCCTGCTCGTTCAGAATGCCCTCGCCAATCCTCCGCAGAATCAGGGCGGCGGCGGTGGGACCACCCAGCCGAAAGGACACGACAGCCTCGATCAGATTTGGGCCCAGCCCTTCCCACCCATTCCGGTCGAGGGCGGCGCGGTCTCGCTGGCGATTATCGATGAGGATCGCAAGATCAACCTGAACAAGCTGGTCGACAGCCAGACCGGACAGCCCAGCAAGCAAGTCGCGGAGGTTATCGCAACCCTGCTTGCCAATCTGAATTTGTCACCCGATTTGCTCCCGACCATGATCGACTGGCTCGACTCTGACAGTATCGAGACTCCCGGCGGCGCTGAAGCCGATTTTTACCTGAGCCTCATCCCGCCCTACGAACCGCGCAACAGCGCCCTACCCACCATCTACGACCTGCGGATGCTCAAGGGCATGGACGACCAAACCTTCCTCATCCTCTCTCAATTCCTGACGGCGATGCCGACACCTAAGGGCGTCAACCTCAATACCGCGCCGCCCGAGGTGCTTTTGGCCTTGGCGCCAGCGCTTAAAATCGACGCGGTTACTATCAAGGACATCATCAACCAGCGTGCGCTCGTGCCCTTCGATCAACAGACCGATGTTACCAGGGTCATTCCTGAGGCCGGAAAACCTCCCGTGAGCAACCTGTTAACCACGACCAGCACTTACTTTACTATAACGGGTCAGGGGGATTTCGCCGGAGCCCGCAAGCGCGTGTACGCGACATTTAAACGCGCAGCAGCTCAGGGCGGCGGCGCTTCCTTCACATTATCGAACTGGCACGCGGACTGA
- a CDS encoding PilN domain-containing protein encodes MGQRILALELSGDRVRAALAERSYKALELVGVYEQDRAADEPDLAGALARIVAATGRPDIAISALPGELVAKRLLTLPFTDRRRLNQVVPFALEEHLPFAVDDAAVAFARVGRQDGASLVIAAFARKAELHRHLQLLATSGLDPKTVTLSTHALAGLLARARNGRGGTHLVLEIDETSTSMVLIDEAGTPRSLRTVGRGLAPPAGARTPPNIAAPMLTAIRQTLLAHSSDQAPPDLVLAGSAAATPELRDELASALEVPIRDLGDFDCSALIQGVSSEPVRFAACLAMLLGEAPVAPLELLNFRQQDFVFRGRSGALRPLRLTTGLAIAALAIAAIHVILAMAVDARQLHLLNRQIVAVTAPALGNPDAATARAQLQAKIADMNHRLRLLGGNLGHGSPLDVLLEISRAIPPTVALQADTLQVDDSGLKLGGSADSFATVDLIKRALERSGNFGAIQVEHAGAGANAGKVEFRLSAELKDTAGQQ; translated from the coding sequence GTGGGGCAACGAATTCTGGCGCTCGAATTGAGCGGCGACCGCGTGCGCGCTGCGCTCGCCGAACGCTCCTACAAAGCCCTCGAACTGGTCGGCGTCTATGAGCAAGACCGCGCCGCCGACGAGCCTGACCTGGCCGGCGCGCTCGCGCGCATCGTCGCCGCCACCGGACGGCCCGATATCGCGATCAGCGCGCTGCCGGGTGAGCTAGTCGCCAAGCGGCTTCTCACCCTGCCCTTCACCGACCGCCGCCGCCTCAACCAGGTAGTCCCCTTCGCCCTCGAGGAGCATCTCCCGTTCGCCGTCGACGACGCCGCGGTCGCCTTCGCCCGTGTCGGCCGCCAGGATGGCGCGAGTCTCGTGATCGCCGCTTTCGCACGCAAAGCAGAGCTCCATCGCCATCTCCAGCTGCTCGCCACTTCCGGACTCGATCCCAAGACCGTCACGCTCAGCACCCACGCCCTCGCCGGCCTGCTCGCGCGCGCGCGCAATGGCCGCGGCGGCACGCATCTGGTGTTGGAAATTGACGAGACCAGCACCTCAATGGTCTTGATCGACGAGGCCGGCACGCCGCGCTCGCTACGCACGGTGGGCCGCGGACTCGCACCGCCCGCCGGCGCGCGCACGCCGCCCAACATCGCCGCTCCGATGCTGACCGCGATCCGCCAGACGCTGCTCGCCCACAGCTCCGATCAGGCGCCGCCGGACCTGGTGCTGGCAGGCTCGGCCGCGGCCACGCCCGAGCTGCGTGACGAACTCGCGAGCGCGCTCGAAGTTCCCATCCGCGACCTCGGCGATTTCGATTGTTCAGCGCTGATTCAAGGCGTCAGCAGTGAACCGGTGCGTTTCGCCGCCTGCCTCGCGATGCTGCTCGGCGAGGCCCCGGTGGCGCCGCTTGAGTTGCTCAACTTCCGCCAGCAGGACTTCGTCTTCCGCGGGCGCAGCGGCGCTTTGCGCCCCTTGCGTCTGACTACCGGGCTGGCGATCGCCGCGCTCGCGATCGCCGCGATCCACGTCATCCTCGCGATGGCGGTCGACGCCCGCCAGTTGCATCTGTTGAATCGGCAGATCGTCGCGGTTACTGCGCCCGCACTCGGCAATCCCGACGCGGCCACCGCGCGCGCCCAATTGCAGGCCAAAATCGCCGATATGAATCATCGCCTGCGCCTGCTCGGCGGCAACCTCGGCCATGGCTCGCCACTCGACGTCCTGCTCGAAATCTCGCGCGCTATTCCGCCTACGGTCGCGCTCCAGGCCGACACGCTGCAGGTTGACGATAGCGGCCTCAAACTCGGCGGTTCCGCCGACTCTTTCGCGACCGTCGATCTGATCAAGCGCGCGCTCGAGCGCAGCGGCAACTTCGGCGCGATCCAGGTCGAGCACGCCGGCGCCGGCGCCAACGCCGGCAAAGTCGAGTTCCGCCTGAGCGCCGAACTCAAAGACACCGCGGGGCAGCAATGA
- the gspM gene encoding type II secretion system protein GspM, with the protein MTLVERLRNLTFKPPALPVGLRRLAARAAALTQPLEPWFERAQKAIAPLWEAAATWFDKREPREKLLLRVLGAIVAVLVLYGFVYSPIVNLRQSLADRVITRRNDLLEVRRLVGVYERLQGELAAAQHRTVPNGPNFSLFSVVEQSLTKSVNRDRIVSLTPADHAVPGGFRQYTVEVKLTNITLPQVVDSLYGVQSLPMPVTVSNLQIRPHASDTHSYDVDMTCMALGKD; encoded by the coding sequence ATGACGCTCGTCGAGCGCCTGCGCAATCTAACTTTCAAGCCGCCGGCTCTGCCGGTCGGTCTCCGCCGCCTTGCCGCGCGCGCCGCAGCCTTGACCCAGCCGCTGGAGCCGTGGTTCGAGCGCGCGCAGAAAGCGATCGCACCCCTGTGGGAAGCCGCGGCTACCTGGTTCGACAAGCGCGAGCCGCGCGAGAAATTACTTCTGCGCGTGCTCGGCGCGATCGTTGCCGTGCTCGTCCTCTACGGCTTCGTCTATTCGCCGATCGTCAATCTGCGCCAAAGCCTCGCCGACCGTGTCATCACCCGCCGGAACGATCTCCTCGAGGTGCGGCGGCTGGTCGGCGTCTACGAGCGCCTGCAGGGCGAGCTTGCCGCCGCTCAGCATCGCACCGTCCCCAACGGACCCAACTTCTCGCTCTTCTCGGTCGTCGAGCAAAGCCTGACCAAAAGCGTCAACCGCGATCGCATCGTCTCGCTGACGCCCGCCGATCACGCCGTACCCGGCGGCTTTCGCCAGTACACCGTCGAAGTCAAACTCACTAACATCACGCTTCCCCAGGTGGTCGATAGCCTCTACGGCGTGCAGTCGCTCCCGATGCCCGTGACCGTCTCCAACCTCCAGATCCGCCCGCACGCCAGCGACACGCATTCCTACGATGTCGACATGACCTGCATGGCCCTGGGCAAGGACTAA
- a CDS encoding NAD(P)-binding domain-containing protein, which yields MPARHSEVAIVGAGPYGLSLAAHLRARGISLRVFGEPMQVWRGQMPSGMLLKSEGFASNLYDPQSSMTLRRYCADRGLPYQDVGLPVPLATFVAYGLAFQQQFVPDLDPSRVDAITSAADGFELTTANRETFFARRVVVAAGISHFGWLPPLLSGHPAELVSHSSAHGGLSEFKHRRVAVIGGGASAVDLAALLHEGGAAEVTLITRRPALAFHEPPGGPRSLMRRLLEPRSGLGIGWRSWLCTYAPLIFHRAPADLRTRVVERHLGPAPGWFMKDRVIGRFPLLTGSTVSGLKLVDSKVHLEIEDQSARTTSITVDHVIGATGYRVDLDRLTFIKTPLRRRIRHAHGAPILNPNFETSVPGLFMIGIAAANSFGPLMRFACGAGFTARRLARRL from the coding sequence ATGCCGGCTCGTCACAGCGAAGTAGCAATCGTCGGCGCCGGGCCTTACGGCTTATCCCTTGCTGCCCATCTCCGCGCCCGCGGCATCTCGCTGCGCGTATTTGGCGAGCCGATGCAGGTCTGGCGCGGCCAGATGCCCAGCGGCATGCTGCTCAAATCCGAAGGTTTCGCCTCGAACCTCTACGATCCGCAAAGTTCGATGACCCTGCGCCGCTATTGCGCTGATCGCGGTCTGCCCTATCAGGACGTCGGCCTGCCGGTGCCGCTCGCAACCTTCGTCGCCTATGGGCTCGCCTTCCAGCAGCAGTTTGTTCCTGACCTCGATCCCTCACGCGTCGACGCCATCACCAGTGCCGCTGACGGATTTGAGCTGACCACGGCGAATCGCGAGACCTTCTTTGCGCGCCGCGTGGTGGTGGCGGCAGGTATCAGCCATTTTGGCTGGCTGCCTCCCCTGCTATCCGGTCACCCCGCCGAATTGGTGTCTCACAGTTCCGCGCACGGCGGCTTGTCCGAATTCAAGCATCGCCGGGTAGCGGTGATTGGCGGCGGCGCCTCCGCGGTCGATCTTGCGGCGTTGCTTCACGAAGGGGGCGCCGCCGAGGTCACCTTGATTACGCGCCGGCCGGCGCTGGCCTTCCATGAACCTCCCGGTGGTCCGCGTTCGCTTATGCGCCGGCTGCTCGAGCCGCGCTCAGGCCTCGGCATCGGATGGCGATCATGGCTATGCACCTACGCGCCTCTGATCTTCCATCGGGCACCCGCCGATTTACGTACCCGCGTCGTCGAGCGTCATCTCGGTCCGGCCCCGGGATGGTTCATGAAGGACCGCGTTATCGGCCGCTTCCCGCTGCTGACCGGTTCGACCGTCAGCGGATTGAAGCTTGTGGACAGCAAAGTGCATCTGGAGATCGAAGATCAAAGCGCCCGGACCACCTCGATCACCGTTGACCATGTCATTGGTGCGACCGGCTACCGGGTTGACTTGGACCGTTTGACTTTCATCAAGACGCCCTTGCGGCGCCGGATTCGCCACGCGCATGGCGCGCCGATCCTCAACCCGAATTTTGAAACCAGCGTCCCCGGTCTATTTATGATCGGGATCGCTGCCGCTAACAGTTTCGGCCCGCTGATGCGCTTCGCCTGCGGCGCGGGCTTTACCGCCCGCCGCCTCGCCCGCCGCCTTTAG
- a CDS encoding ATP-grasp domain-containing protein, with translation MGLQSPDTCRIFSAADVAAWQITPLRPAVVKLDGTWGGTGVKIVTSADEAVSSIRALLKPQWPGTAWKRYLINGDPLALWARKSASRPVVSLQRFIPGRPANAMLACWQGELLGLVTTEVIASQGPTGSATIVRLIDHPEIAEAARRVTARLRLSGFHGLDFILEEATGSAFLIELNPRCTQLGHLILPAQGDLVGILCRGLGLRTAPLPEPAIEGDLVGFFPQAAAWNPDSPYLKLVQHDIPWSEPALIHELLRSSWSDRRLVMRLYRLLRGLNPERVPELGQVDLGLMLRPRERATRQAPLRWLSKRNRRQAVKFARPEEGSRPDHVVEG, from the coding sequence TTGGGACTGCAATCACCTGATACCTGCAGGATTTTTTCGGCCGCCGACGTCGCCGCTTGGCAGATCACTCCGCTCCGGCCTGCGGTCGTCAAACTTGACGGCACCTGGGGCGGCACCGGAGTAAAAATTGTCACGTCCGCCGACGAAGCCGTCAGCAGCATCCGCGCGTTATTAAAGCCCCAGTGGCCCGGAACCGCTTGGAAGCGATACTTGATCAACGGCGACCCACTCGCCTTATGGGCGCGAAAGTCAGCCTCAAGGCCGGTCGTTTCGCTGCAAAGATTTATCCCGGGCCGGCCGGCCAACGCGATGCTTGCTTGCTGGCAGGGCGAATTACTCGGCTTGGTCACGACAGAAGTGATCGCTTCCCAAGGGCCGACTGGCTCTGCAACCATCGTCCGGCTAATCGACCATCCGGAAATAGCCGAAGCGGCGCGGCGCGTGACCGCGCGGCTGCGCCTTTCCGGCTTCCACGGTCTGGACTTCATTCTCGAGGAAGCTACGGGCTCGGCATTTCTGATCGAATTGAATCCGCGATGTACCCAGCTTGGCCACCTGATTCTCCCGGCCCAGGGTGATTTAGTCGGCATCCTCTGCCGCGGCTTGGGTCTGCGGACGGCGCCACTGCCCGAACCGGCGATCGAAGGCGACCTCGTAGGGTTTTTCCCACAGGCGGCGGCTTGGAATCCCGACAGCCCCTATCTGAAATTGGTTCAACATGACATTCCCTGGAGCGAACCGGCTCTCATCCATGAGCTGCTCCGCAGCTCATGGTCCGATCGGCGCCTTGTGATGCGTCTGTACCGCCTGTTGCGCGGCCTCAATCCGGAACGTGTGCCGGAGTTGGGCCAGGTCGACCTCGGATTGATGCTGCGCCCTCGCGAACGCGCCACTCGCCAGGCGCCGCTGCGGTGGCTGAGCAAGCGGAATCGCCGGCAGGCGGTCAAGTTTGCGCGGCCGGAAGAGGGTTCGCGCCCCGATCATGTCGTCGAGGGCTAG
- a CDS encoding cytochrome c, translating to METTAQPLPLEATLAHMALSASIGDAAAQRNPLPFNDANMTAGAHIFKERCAFCHGLPQEPPTDASRGMFPKPPQLFEQDQMVTADSEGVTCWKVTHGIRLSGMPGFRSVLSDTQRWQVTMLVAHAHQRSPAVRAALSP from the coding sequence ATGGAAACCACCGCGCAGCCGCTTCCACTCGAGGCGACTTTGGCCCACATGGCATTGAGCGCGAGCATCGGGGATGCGGCCGCACAAAGGAATCCTCTTCCATTCAACGACGCCAACATGACCGCGGGTGCGCATATTTTCAAAGAACGCTGTGCGTTCTGCCACGGTCTTCCGCAGGAGCCGCCCACTGACGCGTCGCGAGGGATGTTTCCCAAGCCGCCGCAGTTATTCGAGCAAGACCAGATGGTGACGGCCGATTCCGAGGGGGTCACTTGTTGGAAGGTGACACACGGAATTCGGCTATCCGGCATGCCCGGATTCCGCAGCGTCTTGTCCGACACGCAGCGGTGGCAGGTGACGATGCTGGTAGCGCACGCCCACCAGCGCTCACCTGCAGTACGGGCCGCGCTCAGCCCTTGA